In the genome of Nycticebus coucang isolate mNycCou1 chromosome 12, mNycCou1.pri, whole genome shotgun sequence, one region contains:
- the PHC1 gene encoding polyhomeotic-like protein 1 isoform X2 translates to MGLESEYQPWGPWTTIMETESEQNSNSTNGSSSSGGSSRPQIAQMSLYERQAVQALQALQRQPNAAQYFHQFMLQQQLSNAQLHSLAAVQQATIAASRQASSPNTSTSQQQPASTQASINLATSTSAAQLISRSQSVSSPSATTLTQSVLLGNTTSPPLNQSQAQMYLRPQLGNLLQVNRTLGRNVPLTSQLILMPNGAVAAVQQEVPSAQSPGVHADADQVQNLAVRNQQASAQGSQMQGSTQKAIPPGASPVSSLSQASNQALAVAQASSGASGQSLNLSQAGGGSGTSIPVSLGSGGGGQAPGGLGQLPSSGMGGGSCPRKGTGVVQPLPAAQAVTVSQGSQTEADSAAAKKAEADGTGQQNVGMNLTRTATPAPSQTLISSATYTQIQPHSLIQQQQQIHLQQKQVVIQQQIAIHHQQQFQHRQSQLLHTATHLQLAQQQQQQQQQQQQQQQQQQQQQATTLTAPQPPQVPPTQQVPPSQSQQQAQTLVVQPMLQSSPLSLPPDPTPKPPIPIQSKPPVAPIKPPQLGAAKMSSTQQPPPHIPVQVVGTRQPGAAQAQALGLAQLSAAVPTSRGMPGSVQPGQAHLASSPSSSQAPGALQECPPALAPGMTLAPVQGTAHVVKSGTTTSSPVVAQVPAAFYMQSVHLPGKPQTLAVKRKAESEEDRDEVSTLSSILPAKGSPVAESPKVMDEKSSLGDKAEPVANVNTNTPSSELVALTPAPSAPTLAMVSRQMGDSKPPQAIVKPQILTHIIEGFVIQEGAEPFPVGCSQLLKESEKPLQAGLPTGLNENQSGGPLGADSPSAELEKKANLLKCEYCGKYAPAEQFRGSKRFCSMTCAKRYNVSCSHQFRLKRKKMKEFQEANYARVRRRGPRRSSSDIARAKIQGKRHRGQEDSSRGSDNSSYDEALSPTSPGPLSVRAGHGERDLGNPNMAPPTPELHGINPVFLSSNPSRWSVEEVYEFIASLQGCQEIAEEFRSQEIDGQALLLLKEEHLMSAMNIKLGPALKICAKINVLKET, encoded by the exons ATGG GTCTTGAGTCAGAGTACCAGCCTTGGGGACCCTGGACCACTATCATGGAGACTGAGAGTGAGCAGAACTCCAACTCCACCAATGGGAGTTCCAGCTCAGGGGGCAGCTCTCGGCCCCAGATAGCTCAAATGTCACTGTATGAACGACAAGCAGTGCAG GCTCTGCAGGCACTGCAGCGACAGCCCAATGCAGCTCAGTATTTCCACCAGTTCATGCTCCAGCAGCAGCTCAGTAATGCCCAGTTGCATAGCCTGGCTGCCGTCCAGCAG GCTACAATTGCTGCCAGTCGTCAGGCCAGCTCCCCAAACACCAGCACTAGCCAGCAGCAGCCTGCCAGTACCCAGGCCTCT ATCAATCTGGCCACGTCTACATCGGCCGCCCAGCTCATCAGCCGATCCCAGAGTGTAAGCTCTCCCAGTGCCACTACCTTGACCCAATCTGTGCTACTGGGGAACACCACTTCCCCACCCCTCAACCAGTCCCAGGCCCAGATGTATCTACGG CCACAGCTGGGAAACCTATTGCAGGTAAACCGAACCCTGGGCCGGAATGTGCCTCTAACCTCCCAACTCATTCTGATGCCCAATGGGGCAGTGGCTGCAGTCCAGCAGGAGGTACCATCTGCTCAGTCTCCTGGAGTTCATGCAGATGCGGATCAG GTGCAGAACTTGGCAGTGAGGAACCAACAGGCCTCAGCCCAAGGGTCCCAAATGCAAGGCTCCACTCAGAAGGCCATTCCTCCTGGAGCCTCTCCTGTCTCTAGCCTCTCTCAGGCCTCTAACCAGGCTCTAGCTGTGGCACAGGCCTCTTCTGGGGCCTCAGGCCAGTCTCTCAACCTTAGTCAAGCTGGTGGAGGCAGTGGGACTAGCATCCCAGTGTCCCTGGGTTCAGGTGGAGGTGGCCAGGCCCCTGGGGGTTTGGGTCAATTGCCTTCCTCAGGAATGGGTGGTGGAAGCTGTCCTAGGAAGGGTACAGGAGTAGTGCAGCCCCTGCCTGCAGCCCAAGCAGTGACTGTGAGCCAGGGCAGCCAGACAGAGGCAGATAGTGCAGCAGCCAAGAAGGCAGAAGCAGATGGGACTGGTCAGCAGAACGTGGGCATGAACCTGACACGGACAGCCACTCCTGCGCCTAGCCAGACACTTATTAGCTCAG CCACCTACACACAGATCCAGCCCCATTCATTGATACAGCAACAGCAACAGATCCACCTCCAGCAGAAACAGGTGGTGATTCAGCAGCAGATTGCCATCCATCACCAACAGCAGTTCCAGCACCGTCAGTCTCAGCTCCTCCACACAGCTACACATCTCCAGTTGGcccagcagcaacagcagcagcagcagcagcagcagcagcagcagcagcagcagcagcagcagcaagccACAACCCTCACTGCCCCTCAGCCACCACAAGTCCCACCTACTCAGCAAGTCCCACCCTCCCAGTCCCAGCAGCAAGCCCAAACCCTGGTGGTTCAACCCATGCTTCAATCTTCACCCCTGTCCCTTCCACCTGACCCAACCCCCAAGCCACCAATTCCTATTCAATCCAAACCCCCTGTAGCACCTATCAAGCCTCCTCAATTAGGAGCTGCTAAGATGTCATCTACCCAGCAACCACCACCTCACATCCCTGTGCAAGTTGTAGGTACCCGACAACCAGGTGCAGCCCAGGCACAGGCTTTGGGGTTGGCACAGCTGTCAGCTGCTGTCCCTACTTCCCGGGGGATGCCAGGTTCGGTGCAGCCTGGTCAGGCCCATTTGGCCTCTTCCCCATCTTCATCCCAGGCTCCTGGTGCTCTGCAGGAGTGCCCTCCTGCATTGGCCCCTGGGATGACCCTTGCTCCTGTGCAGGGGACAGCACATGTAGTAAAGAGTGGAACTACCACCTCCTCACCTGTTGTAGCTCAGGTCCCTGCTGCCTTCTACATGCAGTCTGTGCACTTGCCA GGTAAACCCCAGACATTGGCTGTCAAACGTAAAGCTGAGTCTGAGGAGGACAGAGATGAGGTCTCCACATTGAGTTCAATACTTCCTGCCAAGGGATCTCCAGTAGCAGAGAGCCCAAAGGTCATGGATGAGAAGAGCAGTCTTGGAG acAAAGCTGAACCAGTGGCCAATGTGAATACTAATACCCCAAGCAGTGAACTAGTAGCCTTGACCCCTGCCCCATCAGCTCCTACATTAGCCATGGTGTCCAGACAAATGGGTGACTCAAAACCCCCACAGGCCATTGTGAAGCCCCAGATTCTCACCCACATCATTGAAGGCTTTGTTATCCAGGAAGGAGCAGAACCTTTCCCG GTGGGGTGTTCTCAGTTACTGAAGGAATCTGAGAAGCCACTACAGGCTGGCCTTCCAACAGGGCTGAATGAAAATCAATCAGGTGGCCCGTTGGGGGCAGACAGCCCATCTGCTG agttaGAGAAGAAGGCAAATCTCCTCAAGTGCGAGTACTGTGGGAAGTATGCTCCTGCAGAGCAGTTTCGTGGCTCCAAGAGGTTCTGCTCCATGACTTGTGCTAAGAG GTACAATGTGAGTTGTAGCCATCAGTTCCggctgaagaggaaaaaaatgaaagagtttCAAGAAGCCAACTATGCTCGCGTTCGCAGGCGTGGACCCCGTCGTAGCTCCTCTGACATTGCCCGTGCTAAGATTCAGGGCAAACGCCACCGG GGTCAAGAGGACTCTAGCCGGGGTTCAGATAATTCCAGTTATGATGAAGCACTCTCTCCAACATCTCCTGGGCCTTTATCAGTAAGAGCTGGGCATGGAGAACGTGACCTAGGTAATCCCAATATGGCTCCACCTACACCGGAATTGCACGGCATCAACCCTGTGTTCCTGTCCAGTAATCCCAGCCGTTGGAGTGTAGAGGAGGTGTATGAGTTTATCGCATCTCTTCAAG GCTGCCAAGAGATTGCAGAGGAGTTTCGTTCCCAGGAGATTGATGGACAGGCCCTTTTATTACTTAAAGAAGAACATCTTATGAGTGCCATGAACATCAAGCTGGGCCCTGCCCTCAAGATCTGTGCTAAGATAAATGTCCTCAAGGAGACCTAA
- the PHC1 gene encoding polyhomeotic-like protein 1 isoform X3, with the protein METESEQNSNSTNGSSSSGGSSRPQIAQMSLYERQAVQALQALQRQPNAAQYFHQFMLQQQLSNAQLHSLAAVQQATIAASRQASSPNTSTSQQQPASTQASINLATSTSAAQLISRSQSVSSPSATTLTQSVLLGNTTSPPLNQSQAQMYLRPQLGNLLQVNRTLGRNVPLTSQLILMPNGAVAAVQQEVPSAQSPGVHADADQVQNLAVRNQQASAQGSQMQGSTQKAIPPGASPVSSLSQASNQALAVAQASSGASGQSLNLSQAGGGSGTSIPVSLGSGGGGQAPGGLGQLPSSGMGGGSCPRKGTGVVQPLPAAQAVTVSQGSQTEADSAAAKKAEADGTGQQNVGMNLTRTATPAPSQTLISSATYTQIQPHSLIQQQQQIHLQQKQVVIQQQIAIHHQQQFQHRQSQLLHTATHLQLAQQQQQQQQQQQQQQQQQQQQQATTLTAPQPPQVPPTQQVPPSQSQQQAQTLVVQPMLQSSPLSLPPDPTPKPPIPIQSKPPVAPIKPPQLGAAKMSSTQQPPPHIPVQVVGTRQPGAAQAQALGLAQLSAAVPTSRGMPGSVQPGQAHLASSPSSSQAPGALQECPPALAPGMTLAPVQGTAHVVKSGTTTSSPVVAQVPAAFYMQSVHLPGKPQTLAVKRKAESEEDRDEVSTLSSILPAKGSPVAESPKVMDEKSSLGDKAEPVANVNTNTPSSELVALTPAPSAPTLAMVSRQMGDSKPPQAIVKPQILTHIIEGFVIQEGAEPFPVGCSQLLKESEKPLQAGLPTGLNENQSGGPLGADSPSAELEKKANLLKCEYCGKYAPAEQFRGSKRFCSMTCAKRYNVSCSHQFRLKRKKMKEFQEANYARVRRRGPRRSSSDIARAKIQGKRHRGQEDSSRGSDNSSYDEALSPTSPGPLSVRAGHGERDLGNPNMAPPTPELHGINPVFLSSNPSRWSVEEVYEFIASLQGCQEIAEEFRSQEIDGQALLLLKEEHLMSAMNIKLGPALKICAKINVLKET; encoded by the exons ATGGAGACTGAGAGTGAGCAGAACTCCAACTCCACCAATGGGAGTTCCAGCTCAGGGGGCAGCTCTCGGCCCCAGATAGCTCAAATGTCACTGTATGAACGACAAGCAGTGCAG GCTCTGCAGGCACTGCAGCGACAGCCCAATGCAGCTCAGTATTTCCACCAGTTCATGCTCCAGCAGCAGCTCAGTAATGCCCAGTTGCATAGCCTGGCTGCCGTCCAGCAG GCTACAATTGCTGCCAGTCGTCAGGCCAGCTCCCCAAACACCAGCACTAGCCAGCAGCAGCCTGCCAGTACCCAGGCCTCT ATCAATCTGGCCACGTCTACATCGGCCGCCCAGCTCATCAGCCGATCCCAGAGTGTAAGCTCTCCCAGTGCCACTACCTTGACCCAATCTGTGCTACTGGGGAACACCACTTCCCCACCCCTCAACCAGTCCCAGGCCCAGATGTATCTACGG CCACAGCTGGGAAACCTATTGCAGGTAAACCGAACCCTGGGCCGGAATGTGCCTCTAACCTCCCAACTCATTCTGATGCCCAATGGGGCAGTGGCTGCAGTCCAGCAGGAGGTACCATCTGCTCAGTCTCCTGGAGTTCATGCAGATGCGGATCAG GTGCAGAACTTGGCAGTGAGGAACCAACAGGCCTCAGCCCAAGGGTCCCAAATGCAAGGCTCCACTCAGAAGGCCATTCCTCCTGGAGCCTCTCCTGTCTCTAGCCTCTCTCAGGCCTCTAACCAGGCTCTAGCTGTGGCACAGGCCTCTTCTGGGGCCTCAGGCCAGTCTCTCAACCTTAGTCAAGCTGGTGGAGGCAGTGGGACTAGCATCCCAGTGTCCCTGGGTTCAGGTGGAGGTGGCCAGGCCCCTGGGGGTTTGGGTCAATTGCCTTCCTCAGGAATGGGTGGTGGAAGCTGTCCTAGGAAGGGTACAGGAGTAGTGCAGCCCCTGCCTGCAGCCCAAGCAGTGACTGTGAGCCAGGGCAGCCAGACAGAGGCAGATAGTGCAGCAGCCAAGAAGGCAGAAGCAGATGGGACTGGTCAGCAGAACGTGGGCATGAACCTGACACGGACAGCCACTCCTGCGCCTAGCCAGACACTTATTAGCTCAG CCACCTACACACAGATCCAGCCCCATTCATTGATACAGCAACAGCAACAGATCCACCTCCAGCAGAAACAGGTGGTGATTCAGCAGCAGATTGCCATCCATCACCAACAGCAGTTCCAGCACCGTCAGTCTCAGCTCCTCCACACAGCTACACATCTCCAGTTGGcccagcagcaacagcagcagcagcagcagcagcagcagcagcagcagcagcagcagcagcagcaagccACAACCCTCACTGCCCCTCAGCCACCACAAGTCCCACCTACTCAGCAAGTCCCACCCTCCCAGTCCCAGCAGCAAGCCCAAACCCTGGTGGTTCAACCCATGCTTCAATCTTCACCCCTGTCCCTTCCACCTGACCCAACCCCCAAGCCACCAATTCCTATTCAATCCAAACCCCCTGTAGCACCTATCAAGCCTCCTCAATTAGGAGCTGCTAAGATGTCATCTACCCAGCAACCACCACCTCACATCCCTGTGCAAGTTGTAGGTACCCGACAACCAGGTGCAGCCCAGGCACAGGCTTTGGGGTTGGCACAGCTGTCAGCTGCTGTCCCTACTTCCCGGGGGATGCCAGGTTCGGTGCAGCCTGGTCAGGCCCATTTGGCCTCTTCCCCATCTTCATCCCAGGCTCCTGGTGCTCTGCAGGAGTGCCCTCCTGCATTGGCCCCTGGGATGACCCTTGCTCCTGTGCAGGGGACAGCACATGTAGTAAAGAGTGGAACTACCACCTCCTCACCTGTTGTAGCTCAGGTCCCTGCTGCCTTCTACATGCAGTCTGTGCACTTGCCA GGTAAACCCCAGACATTGGCTGTCAAACGTAAAGCTGAGTCTGAGGAGGACAGAGATGAGGTCTCCACATTGAGTTCAATACTTCCTGCCAAGGGATCTCCAGTAGCAGAGAGCCCAAAGGTCATGGATGAGAAGAGCAGTCTTGGAG acAAAGCTGAACCAGTGGCCAATGTGAATACTAATACCCCAAGCAGTGAACTAGTAGCCTTGACCCCTGCCCCATCAGCTCCTACATTAGCCATGGTGTCCAGACAAATGGGTGACTCAAAACCCCCACAGGCCATTGTGAAGCCCCAGATTCTCACCCACATCATTGAAGGCTTTGTTATCCAGGAAGGAGCAGAACCTTTCCCG GTGGGGTGTTCTCAGTTACTGAAGGAATCTGAGAAGCCACTACAGGCTGGCCTTCCAACAGGGCTGAATGAAAATCAATCAGGTGGCCCGTTGGGGGCAGACAGCCCATCTGCTG agttaGAGAAGAAGGCAAATCTCCTCAAGTGCGAGTACTGTGGGAAGTATGCTCCTGCAGAGCAGTTTCGTGGCTCCAAGAGGTTCTGCTCCATGACTTGTGCTAAGAG GTACAATGTGAGTTGTAGCCATCAGTTCCggctgaagaggaaaaaaatgaaagagtttCAAGAAGCCAACTATGCTCGCGTTCGCAGGCGTGGACCCCGTCGTAGCTCCTCTGACATTGCCCGTGCTAAGATTCAGGGCAAACGCCACCGG GGTCAAGAGGACTCTAGCCGGGGTTCAGATAATTCCAGTTATGATGAAGCACTCTCTCCAACATCTCCTGGGCCTTTATCAGTAAGAGCTGGGCATGGAGAACGTGACCTAGGTAATCCCAATATGGCTCCACCTACACCGGAATTGCACGGCATCAACCCTGTGTTCCTGTCCAGTAATCCCAGCCGTTGGAGTGTAGAGGAGGTGTATGAGTTTATCGCATCTCTTCAAG GCTGCCAAGAGATTGCAGAGGAGTTTCGTTCCCAGGAGATTGATGGACAGGCCCTTTTATTACTTAAAGAAGAACATCTTATGAGTGCCATGAACATCAAGCTGGGCCCTGCCCTCAAGATCTGTGCTAAGATAAATGTCCTCAAGGAGACCTAA
- the PHC1 gene encoding polyhomeotic-like protein 1 isoform X1, which yields MGLESEYQPWGPWTTIMETESEQNSNSTNGSSSSGGSSRPQIAQMSLYERQAVQALQALQRQPNAAQYFHQFMLQQQLSNAQLHSLAAVQQATIAASRQASSPNTSTSQQQPASTQASINLATSTSAAQLISRSQSVSSPSATTLTQSVLLGNTTSPPLNQSQAQMYLRVNRTLGRNVPLTSQLILMPNGAVAAVQQEVPSAQSPGVHADADQVQNLAVRNQQASAQGSQMQGSTQKAIPPGASPVSSLSQASNQALAVAQASSGASGQSLNLSQAGGGSGTSIPVSLGSGGGGQAPGGLGQLPSSGMGGGSCPRKGTGVVQPLPAAQAVTVSQGSQTEADSAAAKKAEADGTGQQNVGMNLTRTATPAPSQTLISSATYTQIQPHSLIQQQQQIHLQQKQVVIQQQIAIHHQQQFQHRQSQLLHTATHLQLAQQQQQQQQQQQQQQQQQQQQQATTLTAPQPPQVPPTQQVPPSQSQQQAQTLVVQPMLQSSPLSLPPDPTPKPPIPIQSKPPVAPIKPPQLGAAKMSSTQQPPPHIPVQVVGTRQPGAAQAQALGLAQLSAAVPTSRGMPGSVQPGQAHLASSPSSSQAPGALQECPPALAPGMTLAPVQGTAHVVKSGTTTSSPVVAQVPAAFYMQSVHLPGKPQTLAVKRKAESEEDRDEVSTLSSILPAKGSPVAESPKVMDEKSSLGDKAEPVANVNTNTPSSELVALTPAPSAPTLAMVSRQMGDSKPPQAIVKPQILTHIIEGFVIQEGAEPFPVGCSQLLKESEKPLQAGLPTGLNENQSGGPLGADSPSAELEKKANLLKCEYCGKYAPAEQFRGSKRFCSMTCAKRYNVSCSHQFRLKRKKMKEFQEANYARVRRRGPRRSSSDIARAKIQGKRHRGQEDSSRGSDNSSYDEALSPTSPGPLSVRAGHGERDLGNPNMAPPTPELHGINPVFLSSNPSRWSVEEVYEFIASLQGCQEIAEEFRSQEIDGQALLLLKEEHLMSAMNIKLGPALKICAKINVLKET from the exons ATGG GTCTTGAGTCAGAGTACCAGCCTTGGGGACCCTGGACCACTATCATGGAGACTGAGAGTGAGCAGAACTCCAACTCCACCAATGGGAGTTCCAGCTCAGGGGGCAGCTCTCGGCCCCAGATAGCTCAAATGTCACTGTATGAACGACAAGCAGTGCAG GCTCTGCAGGCACTGCAGCGACAGCCCAATGCAGCTCAGTATTTCCACCAGTTCATGCTCCAGCAGCAGCTCAGTAATGCCCAGTTGCATAGCCTGGCTGCCGTCCAGCAG GCTACAATTGCTGCCAGTCGTCAGGCCAGCTCCCCAAACACCAGCACTAGCCAGCAGCAGCCTGCCAGTACCCAGGCCTCT ATCAATCTGGCCACGTCTACATCGGCCGCCCAGCTCATCAGCCGATCCCAGAGTGTAAGCTCTCCCAGTGCCACTACCTTGACCCAATCTGTGCTACTGGGGAACACCACTTCCCCACCCCTCAACCAGTCCCAGGCCCAGATGTATCTACGG GTAAACCGAACCCTGGGCCGGAATGTGCCTCTAACCTCCCAACTCATTCTGATGCCCAATGGGGCAGTGGCTGCAGTCCAGCAGGAGGTACCATCTGCTCAGTCTCCTGGAGTTCATGCAGATGCGGATCAG GTGCAGAACTTGGCAGTGAGGAACCAACAGGCCTCAGCCCAAGGGTCCCAAATGCAAGGCTCCACTCAGAAGGCCATTCCTCCTGGAGCCTCTCCTGTCTCTAGCCTCTCTCAGGCCTCTAACCAGGCTCTAGCTGTGGCACAGGCCTCTTCTGGGGCCTCAGGCCAGTCTCTCAACCTTAGTCAAGCTGGTGGAGGCAGTGGGACTAGCATCCCAGTGTCCCTGGGTTCAGGTGGAGGTGGCCAGGCCCCTGGGGGTTTGGGTCAATTGCCTTCCTCAGGAATGGGTGGTGGAAGCTGTCCTAGGAAGGGTACAGGAGTAGTGCAGCCCCTGCCTGCAGCCCAAGCAGTGACTGTGAGCCAGGGCAGCCAGACAGAGGCAGATAGTGCAGCAGCCAAGAAGGCAGAAGCAGATGGGACTGGTCAGCAGAACGTGGGCATGAACCTGACACGGACAGCCACTCCTGCGCCTAGCCAGACACTTATTAGCTCAG CCACCTACACACAGATCCAGCCCCATTCATTGATACAGCAACAGCAACAGATCCACCTCCAGCAGAAACAGGTGGTGATTCAGCAGCAGATTGCCATCCATCACCAACAGCAGTTCCAGCACCGTCAGTCTCAGCTCCTCCACACAGCTACACATCTCCAGTTGGcccagcagcaacagcagcagcagcagcagcagcagcagcagcagcagcagcagcagcagcagcaagccACAACCCTCACTGCCCCTCAGCCACCACAAGTCCCACCTACTCAGCAAGTCCCACCCTCCCAGTCCCAGCAGCAAGCCCAAACCCTGGTGGTTCAACCCATGCTTCAATCTTCACCCCTGTCCCTTCCACCTGACCCAACCCCCAAGCCACCAATTCCTATTCAATCCAAACCCCCTGTAGCACCTATCAAGCCTCCTCAATTAGGAGCTGCTAAGATGTCATCTACCCAGCAACCACCACCTCACATCCCTGTGCAAGTTGTAGGTACCCGACAACCAGGTGCAGCCCAGGCACAGGCTTTGGGGTTGGCACAGCTGTCAGCTGCTGTCCCTACTTCCCGGGGGATGCCAGGTTCGGTGCAGCCTGGTCAGGCCCATTTGGCCTCTTCCCCATCTTCATCCCAGGCTCCTGGTGCTCTGCAGGAGTGCCCTCCTGCATTGGCCCCTGGGATGACCCTTGCTCCTGTGCAGGGGACAGCACATGTAGTAAAGAGTGGAACTACCACCTCCTCACCTGTTGTAGCTCAGGTCCCTGCTGCCTTCTACATGCAGTCTGTGCACTTGCCA GGTAAACCCCAGACATTGGCTGTCAAACGTAAAGCTGAGTCTGAGGAGGACAGAGATGAGGTCTCCACATTGAGTTCAATACTTCCTGCCAAGGGATCTCCAGTAGCAGAGAGCCCAAAGGTCATGGATGAGAAGAGCAGTCTTGGAG acAAAGCTGAACCAGTGGCCAATGTGAATACTAATACCCCAAGCAGTGAACTAGTAGCCTTGACCCCTGCCCCATCAGCTCCTACATTAGCCATGGTGTCCAGACAAATGGGTGACTCAAAACCCCCACAGGCCATTGTGAAGCCCCAGATTCTCACCCACATCATTGAAGGCTTTGTTATCCAGGAAGGAGCAGAACCTTTCCCG GTGGGGTGTTCTCAGTTACTGAAGGAATCTGAGAAGCCACTACAGGCTGGCCTTCCAACAGGGCTGAATGAAAATCAATCAGGTGGCCCGTTGGGGGCAGACAGCCCATCTGCTG agttaGAGAAGAAGGCAAATCTCCTCAAGTGCGAGTACTGTGGGAAGTATGCTCCTGCAGAGCAGTTTCGTGGCTCCAAGAGGTTCTGCTCCATGACTTGTGCTAAGAG GTACAATGTGAGTTGTAGCCATCAGTTCCggctgaagaggaaaaaaatgaaagagtttCAAGAAGCCAACTATGCTCGCGTTCGCAGGCGTGGACCCCGTCGTAGCTCCTCTGACATTGCCCGTGCTAAGATTCAGGGCAAACGCCACCGG GGTCAAGAGGACTCTAGCCGGGGTTCAGATAATTCCAGTTATGATGAAGCACTCTCTCCAACATCTCCTGGGCCTTTATCAGTAAGAGCTGGGCATGGAGAACGTGACCTAGGTAATCCCAATATGGCTCCACCTACACCGGAATTGCACGGCATCAACCCTGTGTTCCTGTCCAGTAATCCCAGCCGTTGGAGTGTAGAGGAGGTGTATGAGTTTATCGCATCTCTTCAAG GCTGCCAAGAGATTGCAGAGGAGTTTCGTTCCCAGGAGATTGATGGACAGGCCCTTTTATTACTTAAAGAAGAACATCTTATGAGTGCCATGAACATCAAGCTGGGCCCTGCCCTCAAGATCTGTGCTAAGATAAATGTCCTCAAGGAGACCTAA